One genomic segment of Corynebacterium durum includes these proteins:
- the nrdR gene encoding transcriptional regulator NrdR, with protein sequence MYCPFCHKDQSKVIDSRTIESGATIRRRRECTSCGGRFTTVEKALLIVVKRNGLTEPFSRDKVIVGVKRACQGRDVSEDALKRLAQTVEESVRSHGGSQVHANDIGLAILDPLRELDEVAYLRFASVYKSFESAEDFESEIRMMRRQSRLAARSSESHRSRR encoded by the coding sequence ATGTATTGTCCGTTCTGCCACAAAGATCAATCTAAGGTTATTGATTCACGCACCATTGAATCAGGTGCGACTATCCGTCGACGCCGTGAATGTACCAGCTGTGGTGGACGCTTCACCACAGTGGAAAAAGCTCTGCTTATCGTCGTGAAACGGAATGGTCTGACGGAGCCCTTTAGCCGTGACAAGGTAATAGTTGGTGTGAAACGGGCGTGCCAAGGAAGGGACGTGTCGGAAGATGCGCTTAAGCGTCTTGCGCAAACCGTGGAGGAGTCTGTGCGATCGCATGGAGGTTCACAGGTTCACGCCAACGATATTGGCTTAGCTATTCTGGACCCGTTGCGAGAGCTAGATGAGGTGGCGTACTTACGTTTCGCGTCTGTGTACAAGTCATTTGAAAGCGCGGAAGATTTCGAGTCGGAAATTCGCATGATGCGTCGACAATCCAGATTGGCTGCACGAAGCTCTGAATCACACCGTTCACGCAGATAA
- the lexA gene encoding transcriptional repressor LexA, translating into MNKPVNKPDPKNLTARQRRILEVIRDAVVLRGYPPSIREIGDAAGLQSTSSVAYQLKELEKKGFLRRDPKKPRAVDVRHLPDADAPKTGPKPSRPVTQVEDLPEDIPTPSYIPVVGSIAAGSPILAEENVEDYFPLPAEIVGDGELYMLQVVGESMRDAGILDGDWVVVRSQPVAEQGEFVAAMIDGEATVKEFHKDSTGVWLLPHNDAFSPIPGENAQIMGKVVSLMRKL; encoded by the coding sequence GTGAACAAGCCAGTTAACAAGCCTGATCCGAAGAACCTGACGGCACGTCAGCGGAGAATACTGGAGGTCATTCGGGATGCTGTTGTGCTCCGCGGATACCCACCAAGCATCCGCGAGATCGGCGATGCCGCTGGCCTGCAATCGACCTCGTCGGTGGCCTACCAGTTGAAGGAATTAGAGAAAAAGGGTTTTCTGCGACGCGATCCGAAGAAACCTCGGGCCGTTGATGTTCGACACCTGCCAGATGCTGATGCCCCCAAAACTGGGCCGAAGCCCAGCAGGCCGGTTACCCAAGTTGAGGACCTTCCTGAGGATATACCCACACCTAGTTACATTCCTGTGGTTGGCTCCATTGCAGCAGGAAGCCCGATCCTTGCGGAAGAAAATGTTGAGGACTACTTCCCGCTACCTGCAGAGATTGTGGGCGACGGGGAGCTATACATGCTGCAAGTCGTGGGCGAGTCCATGCGCGATGCAGGCATCTTAGACGGTGACTGGGTGGTAGTACGCTCTCAACCTGTCGCTGAACAGGGCGAGTTTGTTGCTGCAATGATTGATGGTGAGGCTACAGTGAAGGAATTCCATAAGGATTCCACCGGAGTGTGGCTTCTGCCCCATAACGATGCGTTCTCCCCCATCCCCGGTGAGAACGCTCAGATTATGGGCAAAGTCGTGTCTCTGATGCGGAAACTCTAA
- the ptsP gene encoding phosphoenolpyruvate--protein phosphotransferase, producing the protein MSKVSDDTVITGTGVVPGVRYAEAVWIRPRPALPTSGPVVEAGEREAEYERFTTAADTVAERLSSRSEAADGAAKEVLNATAGMVRDRGWRKAVNKNIKSGHPAEYAVVAATTKFISMFEAAGGVMAERVTDLRDIRDRVIAELRGEEEPGLPQVNGEVVLFADDLSPADTAALDTNHFVALVTELGGPTSHTAIIARQLNVPCIVAVGSNLNDIKAGDKVLVDGALGTITLNADPEIAVAAVAESKLLAERIAQWRGPAETKDGHRVQLLANVQDGNAARIASDTQAEGIGLFRTEMCFLSALEEPSVDEQAEVYKKVLERFPNSKVVVRSLDAGSDKPVAFATMADEMNPALGVRGLRVARANEPLLTRQLDAIAKAVKELGRDENAPTWVMAPMVATAREAKWFAGLCAERGLVAGAMIEVPAAALMADKIMPHLDFVSIGTNDLTQYTMAADRMSPQLAYLTDPWQPAVLRLIQHTCEEGKRTNTAVGVCGEAAADPLLACVLVGLGVNSLSSASTAIAGVGAQLSAIDFDTCVKAAEAAINAEGATEARQKVRDILQP; encoded by the coding sequence ATGAGTAAAGTGAGCGATGACACAGTCATCACCGGCACCGGCGTCGTGCCTGGTGTCCGTTACGCAGAAGCTGTATGGATCCGTCCCCGCCCGGCACTTCCGACCTCTGGGCCGGTTGTGGAAGCTGGTGAGCGTGAAGCCGAATACGAACGATTCACCACCGCAGCCGACACAGTTGCAGAACGCCTCAGTTCACGTTCGGAAGCGGCTGATGGCGCTGCGAAGGAAGTGCTCAACGCAACAGCCGGTATGGTGCGTGACCGTGGCTGGCGCAAAGCTGTCAACAAGAACATCAAGAGTGGTCATCCGGCTGAATATGCCGTCGTAGCAGCGACCACTAAGTTCATTTCCATGTTCGAAGCCGCTGGTGGCGTGATGGCGGAGCGCGTCACCGACCTCCGTGACATCCGCGATCGCGTTATCGCTGAATTGCGCGGCGAAGAGGAACCCGGCCTTCCGCAGGTTAACGGCGAAGTGGTTCTCTTCGCCGACGATCTTTCCCCAGCAGATACTGCCGCCCTGGACACAAACCACTTTGTTGCCCTAGTCACCGAACTCGGCGGTCCTACAAGCCATACCGCTATCATCGCCAGGCAGCTCAACGTTCCTTGTATCGTCGCTGTAGGATCTAACCTCAACGACATCAAGGCGGGCGACAAGGTGCTTGTTGACGGCGCGTTGGGCACCATCACTCTCAACGCCGACCCGGAGATCGCTGTTGCTGCGGTTGCCGAATCAAAGCTTCTCGCCGAGCGCATTGCACAATGGCGCGGCCCTGCAGAAACTAAAGATGGTCACCGCGTTCAGCTTCTCGCCAACGTTCAAGATGGCAATGCAGCACGCATTGCATCTGATACACAGGCCGAGGGAATTGGCTTGTTCCGCACGGAGATGTGCTTCCTTTCGGCGCTAGAAGAACCTTCCGTCGATGAGCAAGCCGAGGTATACAAGAAAGTCCTCGAAAGGTTCCCCAACTCCAAGGTGGTTGTTCGGTCCCTTGACGCTGGCTCCGACAAGCCCGTTGCCTTTGCCACCATGGCTGATGAAATGAACCCGGCTCTTGGTGTTCGCGGTCTGCGTGTTGCTCGTGCCAACGAGCCATTGCTCACGCGCCAGCTTGATGCTATTGCTAAGGCCGTCAAGGAACTTGGACGCGACGAAAACGCTCCGACATGGGTCATGGCCCCCATGGTGGCCACCGCCCGTGAGGCTAAGTGGTTTGCAGGACTGTGCGCCGAGCGTGGACTTGTCGCCGGTGCCATGATTGAGGTTCCGGCCGCTGCTCTGATGGCAGACAAAATTATGCCCCACCTCGACTTTGTCTCCATTGGTACCAATGACCTCACGCAGTACACAATGGCGGCTGACCGCATGTCCCCTCAATTGGCATACCTTACCGATCCGTGGCAGCCTGCCGTTCTCCGCTTGATCCAGCACACGTGTGAAGAGGGCAAGCGTACTAACACGGCGGTGGGTGTGTGCGGTGAAGCCGCCGCTGATCCGCTGCTGGCCTGTGTGTTGGTCGGCCTGGGCGTGAATTCCCTGTCTAGCGCATCTACGGCCATCGCCGGCGTCGGTGCTCAGCTTTCCGCCATTGACTTTGACACCTGCGTGAAAGCCGCCGAAGCTGCCATCAACGCAGAAGGTGCGACAGAAGCGCGACAGAAAGTACGTGACATTCTCCAGCCATAG
- a CDS encoding uracil-xanthine permease family protein yields MGSRPFPRWGWTVHGDGKHITPGDVVAPEERLSWGRTIGIGMQHVIAMFGATLLVPTLTGFPVNTTLLFSGVGTIVFLLITRNRLPSYLGSSFAFIAPLTATQGEGIAVQLGGIVVVGVVVVALGVVVKTAGPRVLDAVMPPAVTGAIVALIGLNLAPTAATNYAAQPLVATVTMAAILIATVAGRGMVARLGILIGVIVGWLFATATGNLAEGAGETIANAAWIGLPGFHTPQFQVSAALVTLPVVIVLVAENVGHVKAVSAMTGRTMDDLAGDALIADGVATTLAGGLGGSGTTTYAENIGVMAATKVYSTAAYWVAALTAIALAFVPKFGALIFTIPTGVLGGATIVLYGLIGLLGVRIWQDNAVNFNNPVNITAAAVALVAGIGNLTLTVFGVELEGIAWGSAGIIVLYPVLQWLYRTVGEGQGS; encoded by the coding sequence ATGGGTTCGCGCCCATTTCCACGGTGGGGTTGGACTGTTCACGGCGACGGCAAGCACATTACTCCTGGGGATGTGGTGGCCCCCGAGGAGCGTTTGAGCTGGGGTCGAACGATCGGCATCGGGATGCAACATGTGATTGCCATGTTTGGTGCCACGCTGTTGGTCCCAACATTGACAGGTTTTCCTGTTAACACCACACTGCTGTTTTCCGGTGTGGGAACTATCGTGTTCCTGCTGATCACCCGCAATAGGCTGCCCTCTTACTTGGGAAGTTCTTTCGCCTTTATTGCGCCATTGACAGCTACTCAGGGCGAAGGAATCGCAGTGCAGCTCGGCGGCATTGTTGTCGTAGGCGTGGTTGTGGTGGCGCTGGGGGTTGTTGTGAAAACCGCTGGTCCTAGAGTGCTGGACGCAGTGATGCCGCCAGCGGTGACCGGTGCGATTGTTGCATTGATCGGCCTGAATTTGGCTCCCACAGCGGCGACGAATTACGCGGCACAACCGCTGGTGGCTACAGTGACCATGGCGGCCATTCTCATCGCGACCGTCGCAGGCCGCGGAATGGTGGCGCGCTTAGGCATCTTGATTGGCGTGATCGTTGGGTGGCTTTTTGCCACGGCCACTGGCAATCTCGCGGAGGGGGCAGGTGAGACCATTGCCAATGCAGCGTGGATTGGTCTGCCAGGTTTTCACACTCCTCAGTTCCAGGTGTCTGCTGCGCTCGTTACTTTACCGGTAGTGATTGTGCTGGTCGCGGAAAATGTGGGACACGTGAAAGCGGTGTCAGCGATGACGGGCCGCACCATGGATGACCTGGCTGGTGATGCGCTCATCGCTGACGGCGTGGCAACTACGCTGGCTGGTGGTCTTGGTGGCTCCGGCACCACTACGTACGCGGAAAATATCGGAGTCATGGCCGCGACGAAAGTGTATTCCACTGCTGCCTACTGGGTGGCTGCTTTGACGGCGATTGCCTTGGCCTTTGTTCCCAAGTTTGGTGCGCTTATTTTCACCATTCCTACCGGGGTTCTTGGTGGGGCCACAATTGTACTGTACGGGTTGATTGGGCTGTTGGGTGTGCGCATCTGGCAGGACAATGCTGTGAACTTTAACAATCCGGTTAACATCACGGCTGCTGCGGTAGCGCTGGTTGCGGGTATTGGCAATCTGACGCTGACAGTGTTTGGTGTGGAGTTGGAGGGTATCGCCTGGGGTTCCGCCGGAATTATCGTGCTGTATCCGGTTCTTCAATGGCTGTACCGCACAGTGGGCGAGGGGCAGGGGAGCTAA
- a CDS encoding HPr family phosphocarrier protein, with protein MASKTVIVGSAVGLHARPASIIADAAGEYDEDIFLSKVGEEDDEEPTEAASSLMIMAMGAEKGDQVVVTSDNAEAVEKIAGLIERDLDAE; from the coding sequence ATGGCTTCCAAAACTGTCATCGTCGGTTCGGCAGTAGGTCTTCACGCTCGCCCTGCATCCATCATTGCTGATGCAGCTGGTGAATACGATGAGGACATCTTCCTGAGCAAGGTCGGTGAAGAAGACGATGAAGAGCCCACCGAGGCCGCTTCTTCCCTCATGATCATGGCAATGGGCGCCGAAAAGGGCGATCAGGTTGTGGTTACCTCCGATAACGCCGAGGCAGTGGAAAAGATTGCCGGTCTGATCGAGCGGGATCTGGACGCCGAATAG
- a CDS encoding GyrI-like domain-containing protein yields the protein MPSYTIVDVPERWVVGTRDVIPADSMVTFFDRVYNDTADRITDVGGSVLGPAVAYYFTPVVDTVDMLGGFPVVADVAAKTSGAVQFSAVKAAKWVHRGSYDTLAKAWKYFVEDLVKDGYSIPTQPCWEEYIVEPGPETPSEDVITELYCPVKEMR from the coding sequence ATGCCTAGCTATACGATTGTCGATGTGCCTGAGCGGTGGGTTGTGGGAACTCGCGACGTCATACCTGCCGATAGCATGGTGACCTTTTTTGACCGTGTTTATAACGACACCGCTGACAGGATTACTGATGTTGGTGGCTCTGTTCTGGGGCCCGCTGTTGCGTATTATTTCACGCCTGTGGTGGATACCGTAGACATGTTGGGTGGCTTTCCTGTTGTTGCCGATGTTGCGGCTAAAACAAGTGGAGCGGTGCAGTTTTCAGCGGTGAAAGCTGCAAAGTGGGTTCATCGAGGCAGCTACGACACGCTTGCCAAAGCGTGGAAGTATTTTGTGGAAGATCTTGTCAAAGACGGTTATTCCATTCCCACCCAACCCTGTTGGGAGGAATACATTGTGGAACCTGGTCCTGAGACACCATCGGAGGACGTGATCACGGAATTGTATTGCCCGGTGAAAGAAATGCGGTGA
- a CDS encoding DeoR/GlpR family DNA-binding transcription regulator: MYAEERRRQIASLTAIEGRVNVTELAARFDVTAETIRRDLAVLDNEGTVHRVHGGAVASQNFQTAELTVDARAKSASSAKSAIARAALDFLPAAQGGMFLDAGTTLAPLAELIADHPNARQWSIVTNCLPIAMSLASAGLDEVQLLGGSVRAITQAVVGDTALRTLALMRADVAFIGTNALTLDHGLSTADSQEAAVKRAMIINARKVVVLCDATKMGCDYLVSFAGIDDIDVVITDSGAPQSIVDSLRDREIQVVIAQ; the protein is encoded by the coding sequence ATGTACGCCGAGGAGCGCCGTCGTCAAATCGCATCTCTTACTGCGATTGAGGGGCGAGTGAATGTCACTGAGCTTGCAGCACGGTTTGATGTTACTGCCGAGACGATTCGACGCGATCTTGCCGTTCTTGACAATGAAGGCACAGTGCACCGGGTCCATGGCGGTGCGGTGGCAAGCCAAAACTTCCAAACTGCGGAGCTTACTGTCGATGCGCGTGCAAAGTCAGCCTCATCAGCAAAGTCAGCTATCGCCCGGGCGGCGCTTGATTTTCTTCCGGCAGCTCAGGGGGGCATGTTCCTAGACGCGGGCACAACGCTGGCACCGTTGGCAGAACTTATCGCGGACCATCCAAATGCCCGGCAGTGGTCTATCGTCACCAACTGCCTACCCATCGCTATGAGCCTAGCCTCTGCGGGGCTTGACGAGGTACAGCTGCTGGGTGGCAGTGTTCGAGCGATTACCCAAGCCGTTGTGGGCGATACGGCACTACGCACTTTGGCGCTCATGCGTGCCGACGTCGCGTTCATCGGCACCAACGCCCTTACCTTGGACCACGGTCTTTCTACCGCAGATTCGCAGGAAGCTGCGGTAAAACGCGCCATGATTATTAATGCCCGTAAGGTCGTAGTGCTGTGCGATGCTACCAAAATGGGATGCGATTACCTTGTGAGCTTCGCCGGAATTGACGACATTGATGTTGTGATCACTGATTCCGGTGCCCCACAATCCATTGTTGATTCCCTCCGCGACCGTGAAATTCAGGTGGTCATTGCCCAGTAA
- a CDS encoding 1-phosphofructokinase family hexose kinase yields MILTLTPNPSTDLTLALGEQLQRDSVQRLQSVTSVAGGKGINVSNACALAGVDTLALFPAAASDPFLELLKAINIRHQAIQNDGAVRTNTTITEPDGTTTKLNGPGSLLSDAARAEVERTLITAAKEATWVVMSGSLPPGAPTDWYSALTAQLRNAYPHINIAVDTSDAPLLSLAENLDSAAPTVIKPNGLELGQIVGTDGEELEAAAARGEFEPVLEAARELNTRDIAEVLVTLGAAGAALVTEQGTWIASPPPTIAVSTVGAGDSTLAGYVMARQQGADYATALANAVAYGSAAASLPGTTIPSPEHINVAETTITQLS; encoded by the coding sequence TTGATTCTCACGCTGACCCCTAATCCAAGTACCGATCTCACTCTTGCTCTTGGGGAACAGCTGCAACGCGACAGTGTGCAGCGCCTCCAATCCGTGACCAGTGTTGCTGGCGGTAAAGGAATCAACGTCTCCAACGCCTGCGCGTTGGCTGGCGTTGACACCTTGGCGCTTTTCCCCGCCGCAGCTAGCGACCCTTTCCTTGAGCTACTCAAGGCAATTAACATTCGCCACCAGGCAATTCAGAACGATGGTGCCGTTCGCACTAACACCACCATCACCGAACCCGATGGCACGACTACCAAACTCAACGGACCGGGTTCGTTGCTTTCCGACGCCGCGCGCGCAGAGGTCGAACGCACACTCATCACCGCCGCCAAAGAAGCAACGTGGGTTGTCATGTCTGGTTCCCTCCCTCCAGGTGCCCCAACTGACTGGTATTCCGCACTCACCGCACAGCTGCGGAACGCTTATCCCCACATCAACATTGCGGTCGATACCTCCGATGCTCCTTTGCTGTCTTTGGCAGAAAACCTAGACTCCGCAGCCCCAACGGTAATTAAGCCAAACGGGTTAGAATTGGGGCAAATTGTGGGTACTGACGGCGAAGAGCTAGAAGCAGCCGCAGCTCGCGGCGAGTTTGAGCCGGTTTTAGAGGCTGCCCGAGAATTGAACACACGAGATATCGCTGAGGTCCTTGTGACTCTAGGTGCCGCTGGCGCAGCACTTGTCACCGAACAGGGCACATGGATTGCTTCTCCCCCGCCGACCATCGCAGTATCTACCGTCGGCGCTGGTGACAGCACACTGGCTGGGTATGTGATGGCACGACAGCAGGGGGCTGACTATGCAACAGCACTTGCCAACGCTGTTGCATATGGGTCGGCTGCAGCGAGCCTTCCTGGTACGACAATCCCCAGCCCAGAGCACATCAATGTCGCTGAAACAACTATCACGCAGCTTTCCTAA
- a CDS encoding DeoR/GlpR family DNA-binding transcription regulator, with product MLTVHERRAEITALASNQGHASVAELAERFSVTPETIRRDLKYLESSGLVHRVHGGAVTNHTLRSDEQPFWVSEKSHSAEKKAIAQAAMPFIPTQSGSIVIDSGTSTAAVALLMADSYRGQRWTIVTNSLPVGILLSTAGIPGVNLLGGTMRAYTQAVVGEQAVATLKSLRADVAIMGTNALSVHHGLSTPDPSEAAIKREMISSANKVVVLCDSSKFEQDYLVTFADLSDIDVVITDAHASEHFLSALRNNDIQVVIS from the coding sequence ATGCTCACAGTGCACGAGCGTCGTGCCGAAATTACAGCATTAGCTTCTAATCAAGGTCACGCAAGTGTCGCTGAACTGGCTGAACGTTTCTCGGTGACACCTGAGACAATTCGCCGGGATCTGAAGTATCTGGAATCCTCCGGCTTGGTGCACCGTGTTCATGGTGGTGCTGTGACAAATCACACCCTAAGGTCAGACGAGCAACCTTTTTGGGTGTCCGAAAAGTCACATTCTGCGGAAAAGAAGGCTATCGCGCAAGCGGCAATGCCTTTTATTCCAACACAATCAGGCAGCATCGTGATTGATTCCGGCACTTCCACCGCAGCTGTCGCACTGCTCATGGCGGACAGTTACCGAGGTCAGCGGTGGACTATCGTCACGAACTCACTGCCTGTTGGTATTTTGCTTTCCACCGCAGGAATCCCAGGAGTCAACCTTTTGGGCGGAACAATGCGGGCATACACCCAAGCAGTGGTAGGCGAACAGGCGGTTGCCACGTTAAAGAGTCTTCGCGCAGATGTCGCCATCATGGGCACCAATGCCCTCAGCGTTCACCATGGTTTGTCTACCCCCGATCCTTCCGAGGCTGCGATCAAACGAGAAATGATTTCCAGCGCAAACAAGGTGGTAGTGCTGTGTGATTCCTCCAAATTTGAACAGGATTACCTTGTCACATTCGCCGATTTGAGCGACATTGATGTGGTGATTACCGACGCGCACGCAAGTGAGCACTTCTTATCCGCCCTCCGTAACAACGATATTCAGGTCGTGATCTCTTGA
- a CDS encoding PTS fructose transporter subunit IIABC: MTDNIITPELVALDANFGGTTTEVITNLATLVQGAGRATSTDVLAGDALAREAKSDTGVPGGVAIPHCRSEAVTQPTLAFARLDPAVNFGGPDGDANLVFLIAAPAGGGKEHLKILSKLARALVKKDFTAALRSAATKDEIVELVLNVVNAAPKKTTAPAATTEATSVPEASESSAPSNDVTRIIAITACPTGIAHTYMAADSLTQTAEEMDGVELVVETQGSSAVTPVASEVIDAADAVIFATDVGVKDRERFVGKPVIESGVKRAINEPKKMIEEAVAASKNPNAYRVTGGNGSAEASADAEGAQLGWGKRIQQAVMTGVSYMVPFVAAGGLLLALGFLFGGYQVADVAESVVKDFSLSNLPGTIFTEDGEQVSRTGLLLYLGAVLFATGQAAMGFVVAALSGYIAYALAGRPGIAPGFVGGAISVTVGAGFIGGLITGIIAGLVAMWIGSWKVPRIIGSLMPVVIIPLLTSLVVGLSMYLLLGRPLEALMTAMQDGLKGMSGSSAIVLGIILGLMMCFDLGGPVNKAAYLFATAGLSTGDDASLKIMATVMAAGMVPPIALSVATFVRKNLFTPAEQENGKSAWLLGLSFISEGAIPFAAADPLRVIPSMMLGGAVTGAISMSFGTTSRAPHGGLFVFFAISPFWAWLVAIVAGVIVSAAAVIAMKQFWPNKAVEAANKKAETQPVAA; encoded by the coding sequence ATGACTGACAACATCATCACCCCAGAGTTGGTTGCGCTTGACGCCAACTTTGGCGGCACCACTACCGAAGTCATCACGAACCTCGCCACCTTGGTTCAGGGTGCCGGTCGTGCTACTTCCACCGACGTACTTGCAGGCGATGCCCTTGCCCGTGAGGCAAAATCGGACACTGGCGTACCCGGTGGCGTTGCCATTCCACATTGCCGCTCTGAAGCCGTCACCCAGCCAACGCTTGCGTTTGCCCGCTTGGATCCTGCTGTGAACTTTGGTGGCCCCGACGGTGACGCCAACCTCGTATTCCTCATTGCGGCCCCTGCTGGTGGCGGTAAAGAACACTTGAAAATCTTGTCTAAACTTGCCCGCGCATTGGTGAAAAAGGATTTCACGGCCGCACTGCGCAGCGCTGCAACGAAAGATGAAATTGTCGAGCTAGTGCTGAACGTCGTGAACGCTGCCCCCAAGAAGACAACCGCACCAGCTGCAACAACTGAGGCAACCTCTGTCCCCGAGGCGTCGGAAAGCAGCGCACCAAGCAACGATGTGACCCGCATCATTGCCATCACCGCCTGCCCGACTGGCATCGCCCACACCTACATGGCTGCGGATTCCCTCACCCAAACCGCTGAGGAAATGGACGGCGTGGAACTTGTGGTGGAAACGCAGGGTTCCTCAGCTGTGACGCCAGTTGCGTCTGAGGTCATCGACGCTGCTGACGCTGTAATTTTTGCCACCGATGTTGGCGTGAAAGATCGCGAACGGTTTGTGGGCAAACCTGTGATCGAATCGGGCGTAAAACGCGCCATCAACGAGCCCAAAAAGATGATTGAAGAGGCCGTCGCTGCGTCAAAGAACCCCAATGCATATAGGGTGACTGGCGGTAATGGTAGCGCTGAAGCGTCAGCTGATGCGGAAGGCGCACAGCTTGGCTGGGGCAAGCGCATACAGCAAGCCGTGATGACCGGTGTGTCTTACATGGTCCCGTTTGTCGCAGCCGGTGGTTTGCTGCTTGCGCTTGGTTTCCTTTTCGGCGGCTACCAGGTTGCTGATGTCGCAGAATCCGTGGTTAAAGACTTCAGCTTGTCCAATCTGCCTGGCACTATTTTCACTGAAGATGGTGAACAAGTGTCACGGACAGGTCTGCTGCTATACCTCGGTGCAGTGCTATTCGCTACGGGTCAGGCGGCCATGGGCTTTGTGGTTGCAGCGTTGTCTGGTTACATTGCGTACGCATTGGCTGGACGCCCCGGTATCGCCCCCGGTTTCGTCGGTGGTGCTATTTCTGTCACCGTTGGCGCGGGCTTCATTGGCGGTCTAATCACCGGCATCATCGCTGGTCTGGTGGCCATGTGGATTGGTTCATGGAAGGTTCCGCGCATTATCGGTTCGTTAATGCCTGTGGTGATTATCCCGCTGCTCACGTCCCTGGTTGTTGGTCTGTCCATGTACCTGTTGCTCGGACGCCCACTGGAAGCACTCATGACCGCCATGCAGGACGGACTGAAGGGAATGTCCGGTTCCTCGGCTATTGTACTGGGCATCATCCTGGGCTTGATGATGTGCTTCGACCTCGGCGGCCCGGTCAACAAAGCTGCGTACCTATTCGCCACTGCTGGGCTGTCCACCGGTGACGATGCATCCCTGAAGATCATGGCGACCGTCATGGCCGCTGGCATGGTTCCACCCATTGCGCTGTCCGTGGCCACCTTTGTGCGCAAGAATCTGTTCACCCCCGCCGAGCAGGAAAACGGCAAGTCTGCATGGCTTTTGGGCCTGTCCTTCATCTCTGAAGGTGCGATCCCCTTCGCAGCAGCCGATCCGCTACGTGTGATTCCTTCCATGATGCTGGGTGGCGCCGTTACTGGTGCGATCTCCATGTCCTTTGGAACCACCTCACGTGCACCCCACGGAGGTCTGTTCGTATTCTTTGCCATTAGCCCGTTCTGGGCATGGCTGGTGGCCATTGTGGCTGGCGTGATTGTTTCCGCTGCAGCCGTGATTGCCATGAAACAGTTCTGGCCCAATAAAGCTGTTGAAGCTGCCAACAAAAAAGCTGAAACTCAGCCTGTAGCAGCCTAA